A single window of Leeuwenhoekiella sp. MAR_2009_132 DNA harbors:
- the uxuA gene encoding mannonate dehydratase — MKTQFRTQQTMRWFGPGDAIALRDIRQCGVTGIVTALHEIPVGEVWSIEAIQERQALLEKEGLEWTVVESLPVSEDIKKQNGNYKTHIANYKTSIANLAACGIYVITYNFMPILDWVRTHHNHVNQDLTQALLYNHTAFIFFDVYLLNRPGSELDYSEQQLKDALKYGTNLSEVEKKTLFKNILLGLPGSKGHFTAEQILTLLENYKDIDDEKLRKHLIYFLQEVAPVAEEYNVKLAIHPDDPPFSVMGLPRVVCTQADLKQIFDAVPLTANGLCYCTGSLGAEPTNDLLQIVDDCADRIHFLHLRNIIRTDENIFQESAHLDGDNPIAAIMQKLVNLMQTREVNLPLRPDHGFLHSLELGKEQYPGYSLIGRLKGLAELRGLEEGILHNLQS, encoded by the coding sequence ATGAAAACACAATTTAGAACACAACAGACTATGCGCTGGTTTGGACCCGGTGATGCTATTGCACTTCGCGACATTAGACAGTGCGGAGTAACCGGTATTGTAACTGCGTTGCACGAAATTCCGGTAGGTGAAGTTTGGAGTATTGAGGCTATTCAGGAGCGACAGGCTCTGCTCGAGAAAGAAGGATTAGAATGGACAGTGGTCGAAAGTTTGCCGGTAAGTGAAGACATAAAAAAACAAAATGGAAATTATAAAACACATATAGCAAATTACAAGACGAGCATTGCAAATTTAGCAGCCTGTGGGATATACGTAATCACTTATAATTTTATGCCTATTCTCGATTGGGTACGCACACATCACAATCACGTAAACCAGGATCTTACTCAGGCATTATTATACAATCACACGGCATTCATATTTTTTGATGTATATCTTTTAAATCGGCCCGGTAGTGAACTCGATTATTCTGAGCAACAATTAAAAGATGCTTTAAAGTACGGTACAAATTTGAGTGAAGTTGAGAAAAAAACATTGTTTAAAAACATTCTTTTAGGACTACCCGGAAGTAAAGGACATTTTACCGCCGAACAAATTTTGACCTTGCTCGAAAACTATAAAGACATTGATGATGAAAAGCTGCGTAAACATCTAATTTATTTTCTACAGGAAGTTGCACCGGTAGCAGAAGAATATAATGTAAAGCTCGCTATTCATCCTGATGACCCTCCATTTTCGGTAATGGGTCTTCCGCGCGTGGTATGTACACAGGCCGATTTGAAGCAGATTTTTGACGCAGTACCACTTACCGCAAATGGATTATGTTATTGTACAGGATCACTGGGTGCAGAACCTACTAATGATTTATTACAAATAGTTGATGATTGTGCAGATCGCATTCACTTTTTACACCTTCGGAATATTATACGTACAGATGAAAATATTTTTCAGGAATCTGCACACCTTGACGGTGATAATCCTATTGCTGCAATTATGCAAAAATTAGTAAACCTGATGCAAACGCGTGAAGTAAATCTGCCTTTACGACCTGATCACGGTTTTTTGCATTCCTTAGAATTGGGTAAAGAGCAATATCCCGGTTACTCACTTATAGGTCGTCTTAAAGGCCTTGCAGAACTTCGTGGACTAGAGGAAGGAATATTACATAATTTACAATCGTAA
- a CDS encoding SDR family NAD(P)-dependent oxidoreductase, whose protein sequence is MSLKTAIVTGGNSGLGYATALKFCNAGYRTYVIGRNDKKTRNACSEMGTNAIPVVFDLDNLDAIPQLIADIAKESTTIDVLVNNAGINMKKEFTEVTDADFDKIIHTNVKSVFAISREVVKVMQNNGGGNIVNISSMAAQYGIPKVIAYSASKTAIEGMTRAMAVDLAQFNIRVNCIAPGFIETPMTAKALNSDQQRKDKVFSRTPMGKMGQPSDIADAVFYFAGNEAKFVTGVVMCVDGGNSIGF, encoded by the coding sequence ATGAGCTTAAAAACGGCAATAGTTACAGGTGGTAATTCAGGATTGGGTTACGCGACCGCATTAAAATTCTGCAATGCAGGCTATCGTACCTACGTAATAGGTCGTAACGACAAAAAAACACGAAATGCCTGTAGTGAGATGGGTACAAATGCAATTCCGGTAGTATTTGATTTAGATAATCTGGATGCTATACCGCAATTGATCGCAGACATTGCTAAAGAATCAACTACCATAGATGTTTTAGTAAATAATGCTGGTATAAATATGAAGAAAGAATTTACTGAGGTTACCGATGCAGACTTCGATAAAATCATACATACTAATGTAAAAAGTGTATTTGCTATAAGCAGAGAAGTGGTAAAGGTTATGCAAAATAATGGAGGCGGAAATATTGTAAATATAAGCTCTATGGCAGCTCAATACGGTATTCCTAAGGTAATCGCATACTCAGCCAGTAAAACTGCAATAGAAGGGATGACGCGTGCAATGGCGGTAGATCTGGCACAGTTTAACATACGGGTAAACTGTATCGCTCCCGGTTTTATTGAAACACCTATGACAGCAAAAGCTTTAAACAGTGATCAACAGCGTAAAGATAAAGTGTTTTCCAGAACGCCTATGGGCAAAATGGGGCAACCTTCAGATATTGCAGATGCCGTATTTTACTTTGCAGGAAATGAAGCTAAGTTTGTTACCGGAGTTGTGATGTGTGTAGATGGTGGTAATTCAATTGGTTTTTAA